The following are encoded in a window of Paenibacillaceae bacterium GAS479 genomic DNA:
- a CDS encoding carbohydrate ABC transporter substrate-binding protein, CUT1 family gives MNAKSWSKRGIFVCSSAALLALSACSSGGGANGGNTAANIEQKNMSGSGSGGKQAITMSVVSTNRFLQQAEEKFEAANPDIDIQIKESHTVPQDGTGRSSIRGGYDPATIEKHVTTVNAELMNGNASDIIAVDTLAYSKYADKGLLTDLTQYMSKLNAEDYYMNVFDSLKYKDKLYTITPAVSTGLWFGNKERIEGMNLDPKAWTWEQFAEKMGELAKAGGDPAVQWMPTDMLLIDRVSAEAEKFINLSDKKASFDDKTFIDLLNQIKSFYDQKIFQEPQMTGGVSKAVKIGEKLSRKEAFLPSVFMNISSVTFGQMVFDQPQIFSPPKSGSAEGNSFKSTILLSINNKSEKKEAAWKFLQFLLSEEMQSSRELGGLPVNKKAIDGQVKEMEQMEGAPKPTPEDVEMTKGLLADLKRSGTIDPKIETIIKDETAPFFEGQKSAEDAAKSIQNKVALYLEE, from the coding sequence ATGAACGCAAAATCCTGGAGCAAAAGAGGTATATTCGTATGTTCAAGCGCGGCGTTACTTGCGCTTTCGGCATGTTCATCCGGCGGAGGAGCGAACGGAGGGAACACGGCTGCCAATATTGAGCAAAAAAACATGTCTGGTTCCGGCTCCGGCGGGAAACAGGCCATTACGATGTCGGTCGTCTCAACGAACCGTTTCTTGCAACAGGCCGAAGAGAAGTTTGAGGCGGCCAATCCGGACATCGATATTCAAATTAAAGAGTCACATACCGTCCCTCAGGATGGTACGGGTAGATCGTCCATTCGCGGCGGCTACGATCCTGCGACCATTGAGAAGCATGTAACAACCGTTAACGCGGAGTTAATGAACGGAAACGCCTCCGATATTATCGCGGTGGATACACTGGCCTATAGCAAATACGCGGATAAGGGCCTGCTGACTGACTTAACTCAATATATGAGTAAGCTTAACGCAGAGGATTATTACATGAATGTATTCGACAGTCTGAAATATAAGGATAAGCTGTACACAATTACGCCTGCCGTTTCCACCGGTCTTTGGTTCGGCAATAAAGAGCGGATTGAAGGGATGAATCTTGATCCAAAAGCATGGACATGGGAGCAGTTCGCGGAAAAAATGGGCGAGCTTGCGAAGGCGGGTGGAGACCCAGCAGTGCAGTGGATGCCTACTGATATGCTTCTGATCGACCGCGTCAGTGCCGAAGCGGAGAAATTCATTAATTTGAGCGACAAAAAAGCAAGCTTCGATGACAAAACGTTTATTGATCTGCTAAATCAAATCAAATCTTTCTATGACCAGAAAATATTCCAGGAGCCCCAGATGACAGGGGGCGTCTCTAAGGCTGTGAAAATCGGCGAGAAATTGAGCCGTAAGGAAGCTTTCCTCCCCTCTGTTTTTATGAATATTTCTTCGGTTACGTTCGGACAGATGGTGTTTGATCAGCCGCAAATTTTCTCCCCGCCCAAAAGTGGCTCAGCCGAAGGGAATTCTTTTAAGTCAACTATTCTGCTTTCCATTAATAATAAGTCCGAAAAGAAAGAGGCAGCTTGGAAGTTCCTCCAATTCTTGCTTTCGGAAGAAATGCAGTCGTCGCGAGAGCTAGGCGGGCTGCCAGTCAACAAAAAAGCGATTGACGGGCAAGTCAAAGAGATGGAGCAAATGGAAGGCGCGCCCAAACCGACTCCTGAGGATGTTGAGATGACAAAAGGACTTTTGGCGGATCTAAAACGCTCCGGCACTATCGATCCTAAAATCGAAACCATTATTAAGGATGAAACTGCACCGTTTTTTGAAGGCCAGAAATCGGCTGAGGATGCCGCTAAATCCATTCAAAATAAAGTGGCGCTTTACCTGGAAGAATAG
- a CDS encoding carbohydrate ABC transporter substrate-binding protein, CUT1 family, translating to MASAIALSACSSGANTPASGSSNNGTSGEQNSGGNESGSKVITVSVVTSNRFLELAKEKYEAANPGVKIELKQSYVPPQQEGTMTMYAFGYDPAAVEKHVATVNAELMNGNASDLIMVDTLAYAKYADKKLLANLQAYMNKEKGFNEEDYYMNIFDALKYKDGLYAIAPNVVTNQWFGNTDRIKDLKLDPNSWTWAQFSEKLGELAKQGGDPIVGYTPPEMLLGDRIGENLEQYINWDEKKAGFDSPEFIALLNEIKAYYDDKIIQEPEQNKSGVGRAIKMGESMKMKEAFINLKLQRFDSLNFGQMVFEKPELFAPPSEDGSKGGSFTAGMLLAMNEKSKNKDGAWDFLQFLLSEEMQTAPDLGGLPVNKKAAESQIDASTKAKENALTPELAEKAKGILSKLQRFGGIEPKINDIVREETALFFKGEKSAEEVAKSLQNKVTLYMEE from the coding sequence ATGGCGAGTGCGATTGCTTTGTCGGCTTGCAGCTCTGGGGCAAACACCCCGGCTTCCGGCTCCTCGAACAATGGAACAAGCGGAGAGCAGAACTCTGGCGGAAATGAATCGGGTTCAAAAGTCATTACCGTATCGGTCGTCACTTCCAACCGTTTTTTGGAGCTAGCGAAAGAGAAGTATGAGGCAGCCAATCCAGGCGTTAAAATCGAGCTGAAACAATCCTACGTTCCCCCGCAACAAGAGGGTACGATGACGATGTACGCATTCGGCTATGATCCGGCAGCGGTTGAGAAGCATGTGGCGACGGTCAATGCGGAGCTGATGAACGGGAACGCCTCCGACCTCATCATGGTGGACACGCTCGCATATGCCAAGTATGCGGATAAAAAGCTGCTCGCCAATTTGCAGGCTTACATGAATAAAGAAAAAGGTTTTAATGAAGAAGACTATTACATGAATATTTTTGATGCGCTCAAATACAAGGACGGCCTTTATGCCATTGCTCCAAACGTAGTGACGAACCAATGGTTTGGCAATACGGATCGCATTAAGGATTTAAAGCTTGATCCGAATTCATGGACCTGGGCGCAATTTTCCGAAAAGCTGGGCGAGCTTGCCAAACAAGGCGGTGATCCTATCGTGGGGTACACTCCGCCGGAGATGCTGCTGGGCGATCGAATCGGGGAAAACCTGGAGCAGTATATTAATTGGGACGAAAAGAAAGCCGGCTTCGACAGTCCTGAATTCATCGCTTTGCTGAATGAAATCAAGGCTTATTATGACGACAAAATTATTCAAGAGCCCGAGCAAAACAAATCAGGCGTGGGCAGAGCTATCAAAATGGGCGAAAGCATGAAGATGAAAGAAGCCTTTATTAATTTGAAGCTTCAGAGGTTTGATTCGCTTAACTTTGGACAGATGGTGTTTGAAAAGCCGGAACTTTTTGCTCCGCCTAGCGAGGACGGCAGCAAGGGCGGCTCGTTTACAGCCGGCATGTTGCTTGCGATGAACGAAAAGTCGAAAAATAAAGATGGAGCCTGGGATTTCCTGCAATTCCTTCTGTCGGAGGAAATGCAGACCGCACCGGATCTTGGAGGGCTGCCGGTCAATAAAAAAGCGGCGGAGTCCCAAATCGATGCTTCGACAAAGGCGAAGGAGAATGCGTTAACACCGGAGCTAGCTGAAAAAGCGAAGGGAATTTTGTCGAAGCTGCAACGTTTTGGCGGCATCGAGCCTAAAATCAACGATATTGTGAGAGAAGAAACGGCACTGTTCTTTAAAGGCGAAAAGTCAGCCGAGGAAGTTGCCAAATCGCTGCAAAACAAAGTTACGCTGTATATGGAAGAATAG
- a CDS encoding multiple sugar transport system substrate-binding protein encodes MPHTVSHEVLIFLPDLLVTLLLIRIHSTICPKSNNMIVKERTTAVKIQVLNKCSLFILMSIMLLVVSACSSAGNSAINHNPALDPPANTGENGNAVITISVVSTNYFLNEAKRKFEAANPGIRIEIKESFSLDMKGGGRASFDGYPPAAVEKYTTQVNAELMNGNASDLIAVDILAYNKYADKNLLVNLNEYMNEAAGFKPESYYMNIFKAMNYNDGLYALPLSVTTDLWFANKDRIKDAGLNPESWTWEQFDRAIEDGKSKGEPVVAVERPELFFLDRVKGELERYLNVAEKKANFDSSEFIQLLEQVKSYPKGQYPSGKIKETFYPYLKLTAPEMITFGHEILDNPQIMAPPAAEAGDGSAFNTDLLLAMNNKSKVKKEAWAFLQFLLSDEMQGLKGPDGLPGLPVNKQVVEARLAALEEGKEDTGYKKPTAEEAQLLLDLLPQLKRYGGVNSKIEAILTDEALAFFNGEQSAEDTAKSIQNKMTLFLEE; translated from the coding sequence ATGCCTCACACAGTTTCCCATGAAGTTCTCATTTTTTTGCCGGATTTATTGGTTACACTTCTATTGATCCGAATTCACTCAACAATCTGTCCGAAGTCCAATAATATGATCGTGAAAGAAAGGACGACTGCAGTGAAAATACAGGTTTTGAACAAGTGCAGCCTTTTCATTTTGATGTCGATTATGCTGCTCGTCGTGTCAGCATGCAGCTCAGCTGGAAATTCGGCCATAAATCACAATCCGGCGTTGGATCCTCCTGCAAATACCGGGGAAAACGGCAATGCGGTCATCACGATTTCAGTCGTTTCAACGAATTATTTTTTGAACGAGGCCAAAAGGAAGTTCGAAGCGGCGAATCCGGGCATCCGGATTGAAATTAAAGAGTCGTTTTCGCTTGATATGAAAGGAGGCGGAAGAGCTTCCTTTGACGGATATCCACCCGCTGCCGTAGAAAAATATACCACTCAAGTTAATGCGGAGCTGATGAACGGCAACGCGTCCGATCTGATCGCGGTTGATATTCTTGCTTATAACAAATATGCGGATAAGAACCTGCTCGTTAATTTGAACGAGTATATGAATGAAGCCGCGGGCTTTAAACCGGAAAGCTATTATATGAACATTTTTAAAGCGATGAATTACAATGATGGACTTTATGCTTTGCCGCTGAGCGTCACGACAGATTTATGGTTTGCGAATAAGGATCGGATTAAGGATGCCGGTTTGAATCCCGAGTCCTGGACATGGGAGCAGTTCGACCGCGCCATTGAGGACGGCAAGTCGAAAGGTGAGCCTGTTGTCGCCGTTGAGCGTCCGGAGCTGTTTTTCCTGGACCGTGTCAAAGGAGAGCTTGAGCGTTATTTAAATGTCGCTGAGAAAAAGGCGAATTTTGACAGTTCTGAATTTATTCAACTGCTGGAGCAGGTTAAATCGTATCCAAAGGGCCAATATCCATCTGGAAAAATCAAGGAGACCTTTTACCCTTATTTAAAATTAACTGCTCCTGAAATGATTACGTTTGGACATGAGATTTTGGACAACCCGCAAATTATGGCGCCGCCTGCTGCCGAAGCTGGAGACGGAAGTGCCTTTAATACCGATCTGCTGCTTGCGATGAATAATAAATCGAAGGTTAAAAAGGAAGCCTGGGCGTTTCTGCAGTTCCTGCTATCGGATGAGATGCAAGGATTGAAAGGCCCGGACGGACTCCCCGGCCTCCCTGTGAATAAACAGGTCGTGGAAGCGAGGCTGGCAGCGCTTGAAGAAGGCAAGGAAGACACCGGTTATAAAAAACCGACTGCCGAGGAAGCTCAACTGTTGTTGGACTTGCTCCCTCAGTTAAAACGATACGGAGGGGTGAACTCCAAAATTGAAGCGATCTTAACGGACGAGGCGCTGGCGTTTTTTAACGGAGAGCAGTCCGCGGAGGATACTGCCAAATCGATTCAAAACAAGATGACTTTATTTTTGGAGGAATAG
- a CDS encoding MacB-like core domain-containing protein produces MRLATFLVAIGMLLMSFSSVFSEAAVMAWQQSGGTVGSERFTLKADSVPSPSGTAGFTDQEANKLIEAWKGSAAYSMKGRLSLKAGNRQREVEAAGIGGEYTDFTSILLEKGNMISQGSMERRDQVVVISDRLADYLFGSTDVLGKEISILNKKLRIIGIYRSENNLMEWMTNGAKPEVLLPSSMFADLNPESRVGTILLEASSDALLNGELEVNKTLMDLKLPLQVYKVGIGEKSFRLIQQLPRLLPALMGLIVLVLGLIWMRRVAGSTYGRMKSALQVGDSEEVMKRERLYMLKQVLVLIAIGVSAGGLVLLARFSPFIPAEFIPDRWIDLSFFRKKLFQHWQEQPPFFSQILPYQLMENRLNSYIPIVTASGLLLGLPLFLLGIREWRITALPLKDRFIRLFFCITVCYLALGLALLLFGLPQFISPGLWIAIFGFCLFVVAYQQPTRKDDYFEH; encoded by the coding sequence ATGCGCTTAGCTACCTTTTTGGTGGCCATCGGCATGCTGCTGATGAGCTTCAGCAGCGTGTTTTCCGAAGCCGCCGTCATGGCATGGCAGCAGTCGGGCGGAACGGTCGGCTCCGAACGATTTACTCTTAAGGCGGACTCTGTTCCTAGCCCAAGCGGGACTGCCGGTTTTACCGACCAAGAAGCGAACAAGCTGATTGAGGCCTGGAAAGGAAGCGCGGCTTATTCCATGAAAGGTAGACTTTCCTTAAAGGCGGGCAATCGCCAAAGGGAGGTCGAGGCTGCCGGAATCGGGGGTGAGTATACCGATTTCACGTCCATTTTGCTGGAAAAAGGCAACATGATTTCGCAAGGTTCGATGGAAAGAAGAGATCAGGTCGTTGTCATAAGCGACAGGCTGGCCGACTACCTGTTCGGTTCGACGGATGTATTAGGCAAAGAAATATCCATTCTGAACAAGAAGCTTCGAATCATCGGCATTTATCGTTCCGAGAATAACCTGATGGAATGGATGACCAATGGCGCCAAACCGGAGGTTCTCCTACCCTCTAGCATGTTTGCCGATTTAAATCCGGAGTCGCGGGTAGGGACGATTTTGCTCGAGGCGTCCAGCGATGCGCTGTTAAACGGTGAGCTGGAAGTGAATAAAACGCTGATGGATCTTAAACTGCCTCTACAAGTATATAAAGTCGGCATAGGCGAGAAAAGCTTCCGGCTGATCCAACAACTCCCGCGCTTGCTTCCGGCACTCATGGGGTTAATCGTTCTTGTGCTGGGCTTGATCTGGATGCGCAGGGTAGCCGGCAGCACTTACGGTCGGATGAAGTCGGCGCTGCAGGTCGGGGATTCCGAAGAGGTCATGAAACGAGAAAGGCTTTATATGCTGAAGCAAGTGTTGGTATTAATTGCGATTGGCGTCAGCGCGGGCGGTCTGGTTCTGCTCGCCCGGTTCTCACCTTTCATCCCGGCTGAATTTATTCCTGACCGGTGGATTGATTTAAGCTTTTTTAGAAAGAAGTTGTTCCAGCATTGGCAGGAGCAGCCGCCTTTCTTCTCGCAAATTCTTCCTTATCAATTAATGGAGAACAGGCTTAATTCATATATTCCAATCGTTACTGCGTCTGGCCTGCTGCTCGGTCTGCCCTTATTCTTGCTCGGAATTCGCGAATGGCGCATCACTGCACTCCCGCTGAAGGACCGCTTTATCCGTTTGTTCTTCTGTATCACCGTTTGTTATTTGGCGCTTGGTTTGGCGCTGCTGCTTTTTGGTCTGCCGCAGTTTATTTCTCCAGGCTTGTGGATCGCGATATTCGGATTTTGTTTGTTCGTAGTGGCTTATCAACAACCAACTCGAAAGGATGATTATTTTGAACATTAA